From one Nocardioides scoriae genomic stretch:
- a CDS encoding flavin reductase family protein has product MAPLTERVLGSKILGALTSPHGVDRYLELVNPMWAATEVRARVVEVVRETSGEHPVATVRLQPTRTWRGHRAGQYVQVGIEVPGARRTTRIFSISSAESGPGEEFTITVRAHAEGLVSKYLVHEAQPGLTVHLSQAEGEFTLHESPATPSNNHLLYITGGSGITPAMSHVRTLLRDGYDGRANRKVTFLHYARSAEDQIFAEELQRIAWGDNHVSVHLRYGEDTFTEAALRRLVPDFERTDTWACGPAPMMELVSAAYDGSPRLRTEFFKLGARGASGTAGGEVVFERSGAQAANTGDSILEQAEAAGLTPEFGCRMGICFSCTARKCEGTVRNVLTGEESSLPDEEIRVCVSAPVGDVVVDL; this is encoded by the coding sequence ATGGCACCGCTGACCGAACGCGTGCTCGGCTCCAAGATCCTCGGCGCGCTCACCTCGCCGCACGGGGTCGACCGCTACCTGGAGCTGGTGAACCCGATGTGGGCCGCCACCGAGGTCCGCGCCCGGGTCGTCGAGGTGGTCCGCGAGACCTCCGGCGAGCACCCGGTCGCCACCGTGCGGCTCCAGCCCACCCGCACCTGGCGCGGCCACCGCGCCGGCCAGTACGTCCAGGTCGGCATCGAGGTCCCCGGCGCCCGACGCACCACCCGCATCTTCTCCATCTCCTCGGCCGAGTCCGGCCCGGGGGAGGAGTTCACGATCACCGTGCGCGCCCACGCCGAGGGCCTGGTCAGCAAGTACCTCGTCCACGAGGCGCAGCCCGGCCTCACGGTCCACCTGAGCCAGGCGGAGGGCGAGTTCACCCTCCACGAGAGCCCGGCGACGCCGAGCAACAACCACCTGCTCTACATCACCGGCGGCTCGGGCATCACGCCCGCGATGTCGCACGTGCGGACGCTGCTGCGCGACGGGTACGACGGCCGCGCCAACCGCAAGGTGACGTTCCTGCACTACGCCCGCAGCGCCGAGGACCAGATCTTCGCCGAGGAGCTGCAGCGCATCGCCTGGGGCGACAACCACGTCTCGGTGCACCTGCGCTACGGCGAGGACACCTTCACCGAGGCGGCGCTGCGCCGCCTGGTCCCCGACTTCGAGCGCACCGACACCTGGGCCTGCGGCCCGGCGCCGATGATGGAGCTGGTCTCCGCGGCGTACGACGGGTCCCCGCGGCTGCGGACCGAGTTCTTCAAGCTCGGTGCGCGCGGTGCCAGCGGGACCGCCGGGGGCGAGGTCGTCTTCGAGCGCTCCGGCGCCCAGGCCGCCAACACCGGCGACTCGATCCTCGAGCAGGCGGAGGCCGCCGGCCTCACCCCGGAGTTCGGCTGCCGGATGGGCATCTGCTTCTCCTGCACCGCCCGCAAGTGCGAGGGCACCGTGCGCAACGTGCTGACCGGCGAGGAGTCCTCGCTGCCCGACGAGGAGATCCGCGTGTGCGTCTCCGCCCCCGTCGGCGACGTCGTCGTCGACCTCTGA
- a CDS encoding fatty acid desaturase family protein, which yields MTQDRTQTRDKLTPEQLEAFGEELDAIRQRVIADLGEEDAAYIRGIVKKQRQFEVAGRALMYLPPAWPLAVASLSISKILDNMEIGHNVMHGQYDWMGDPGLSSRMYEWDNVCPSEQWKYSHNYIHHTFTNILGKDRDIGYGILRMDEDQKWHPYYLGNPLYAFLLMTFFEWGVAMHDLEVENIVAGKRKISENKALHAGIMKKVKKQALKDYLLFPALTGPLFPLTLAGNATANLVRNVWAFNIIFCGHFPAGVATFTEEECEGESRGHWYYRQLLGSANISGSKLMHLMSGNLSHQIEHHLFPDIPARRYPQIAEEIREICERYGLDYNTGPLHRQLGSVARKICRMALPPRRAKQQPEPDAVVDARLAA from the coding sequence ATGACCCAGGACCGCACCCAGACCAGGGACAAGCTGACCCCCGAGCAGCTGGAGGCGTTCGGCGAGGAGCTCGACGCCATCCGCCAGCGCGTCATCGCCGACCTCGGCGAGGAGGACGCGGCGTACATCCGCGGCATCGTGAAGAAGCAGCGCCAGTTCGAGGTCGCCGGCCGCGCGCTGATGTACCTCCCGCCGGCCTGGCCGCTCGCCGTGGCCTCGCTCTCGATCTCCAAGATCCTCGACAACATGGAGATCGGCCACAACGTGATGCACGGCCAGTACGACTGGATGGGCGACCCCGGCCTGTCCTCGCGGATGTACGAGTGGGACAACGTGTGCCCCAGCGAGCAGTGGAAGTACAGCCACAACTACATCCACCACACCTTCACCAACATCCTCGGCAAGGACCGCGACATCGGCTACGGGATCCTGCGCATGGACGAGGACCAGAAGTGGCACCCGTACTACCTCGGCAACCCGCTCTACGCGTTCCTGCTGATGACGTTCTTCGAGTGGGGCGTGGCGATGCACGACCTCGAGGTGGAGAACATCGTCGCCGGCAAGCGCAAGATCTCCGAGAACAAGGCGCTGCACGCCGGGATCATGAAGAAGGTCAAGAAGCAGGCGCTCAAGGACTACCTGCTGTTCCCGGCCCTGACCGGCCCGCTGTTCCCGCTGACGCTGGCGGGCAACGCGACGGCCAACCTGGTCCGCAACGTCTGGGCCTTCAACATCATCTTCTGCGGCCACTTCCCGGCCGGCGTGGCCACCTTCACCGAGGAGGAGTGCGAGGGCGAGTCGCGCGGGCACTGGTACTACCGCCAGCTCCTCGGCTCGGCCAACATCAGCGGCTCCAAGCTGATGCACCTGATGAGCGGCAACCTCTCGCACCAGATCGAGCACCACCTGTTCCCGGACATCCCGGCCCGGCGCTACCCGCAGATCGCCGAGGAGATCCGCGAGATCTGCGAGCGCTACGGCCTGGACTACAACACCGGGCCGCTGCACCGCCAGCTGGGCAGCGTGGCCAGGAAGATCTGCCGGATGGCGCTGCCGCCGCGGCGCGCGAAGCAGCAGCCCGAGCCCGACGCCGTGGTCGACGCCCGGCTGGCGGCCTGA
- a CDS encoding acetoacetate decarboxylase family protein, whose product MTGDHAAYPASPWLLHGQLWLSLFGVRRGEDPARPDRPAGLYGVALVSYETPSPLVYGELLVARAAAGRAQVTEIWVDSPASRAGGRDLWAIPKELAELEQEHPPGATSWSVRTEASPVASARFTAPRVAGPRVPFGFRTQQLREDGTLVVTPVRGTARVAPVRATWGPPAGEVAHDPAPSWGDDRGPLAWLAGKRPLVSLRATDFVMRFGR is encoded by the coding sequence GTGACGGGTGACCACGCGGCGTACCCCGCGAGTCCGTGGCTGCTGCACGGACAGCTGTGGCTCTCGCTGTTCGGCGTGCGACGCGGCGAGGACCCGGCGCGCCCGGACCGGCCCGCGGGGCTGTACGGCGTCGCGCTGGTCTCCTACGAGACGCCCAGCCCGCTGGTGTACGGCGAGCTGCTGGTCGCCCGCGCGGCGGCCGGTCGGGCCCAGGTCACCGAGATCTGGGTCGACTCGCCGGCCTCGCGGGCGGGCGGGCGCGACCTGTGGGCGATCCCCAAGGAGCTCGCCGAGCTCGAGCAGGAGCACCCGCCCGGGGCGACCTCGTGGTCGGTCCGCACCGAGGCGTCGCCGGTGGCGTCGGCGCGGTTCACCGCGCCCCGCGTCGCCGGGCCCCGGGTGCCGTTCGGCTTCCGCACCCAGCAGCTGCGCGAGGACGGCACGCTGGTGGTGACGCCCGTCCGGGGCACCGCGCGGGTGGCACCGGTGCGCGCCACCTGGGGGCCGCCCGCCGGCGAGGTCGCGCACGACCCCGCGCCCAGCTGGGGAGACGACCGGGGACCGCTGGCCTGGCTGGCAGGCAAGCGGCCCCTGGTGTCGCTGCGGGCGACGGACTTCGTGATGCGGTTCGGGCGCTAG
- a CDS encoding AAA family ATPase has translation MVERTLLGRGADHRPVLRFEPNGHADGTWPAGLPAVDQVLRDGFEVTPGVTLLLGENGAGKSTLVEAFALGFGLSAEGGSTHARHSTRATESSLHRWLQLRRGIGGSRWGFFLRAESMHGFYSYLEDNPGRADPRFHEMSHGESFLAVLRTRFDSPGFYCLDEPEAALSFSGQLALLGAMHDLARAGAQLVCATHSPLLAALPGARLLEVGPWGIRPTTYDDLELVDHWRRYLEDPRRYLRHVLDD, from the coding sequence GTGGTCGAGCGGACCCTGCTGGGTCGCGGGGCCGACCACCGGCCGGTGCTGCGGTTCGAGCCCAACGGCCACGCCGACGGCACCTGGCCCGCGGGCCTGCCGGCGGTCGACCAGGTGCTGCGGGACGGTTTCGAGGTCACGCCCGGCGTGACGCTGCTCCTCGGGGAGAACGGCGCCGGCAAGTCCACCCTGGTGGAGGCCTTCGCGCTGGGCTTCGGCCTCTCGGCCGAGGGCGGCAGCACCCACGCCCGACACTCCACCCGGGCGACCGAGTCGTCGCTGCACCGGTGGCTGCAGCTGCGCCGCGGGATCGGCGGCAGCCGCTGGGGCTTCTTCCTGCGCGCCGAGTCCATGCACGGCTTCTACAGCTACCTCGAGGACAACCCGGGCCGCGCCGACCCCCGCTTCCACGAGATGAGCCACGGCGAGTCCTTCCTGGCCGTCCTCCGCACCCGCTTCGACTCCCCCGGCTTCTACTGCCTCGACGAGCCCGAGGCCGCGCTGTCCTTCAGCGGCCAGCTCGCGCTCCTCGGCGCCATGCACGACCTCGCCCGCGCCGGCGCCCAGCTGGTGTGCGCGACCCACTCGCCCCTGCTCGCGGCCCTCCCCGGCGCCCGGCTGCTCGAGGTCGGCCCCTGGGGGATCCGGCCCACGACGTACGACGACCTCGAGCTCGTCGACCACTGGCGCCGCTACCTCGAGGACCCCCGGCGCTACCTGCGCCACGTGCTCGACGACTGA
- a CDS encoding DUF6104 family protein: MYFTDRGIEELQKRRGDEEVTLDWVAERLQEFVDLHPDFETPVERLATWLARLDDPDDDTLD; encoded by the coding sequence GTGTACTTCACCGACCGTGGGATCGAGGAGCTGCAGAAGCGTCGCGGTGACGAGGAGGTCACCCTCGACTGGGTGGCCGAGCGGCTGCAGGAGTTCGTGGACCTGCACCCCGACTTCGAGACGCCCGTCGAGCGCCTGGCCACCTGGCTGGCGCGGCTCGACGACCCCGACGACGACACCCTCGACTGA
- a CDS encoding multifunctional oxoglutarate decarboxylase/oxoglutarate dehydrogenase thiamine pyrophosphate-binding subunit/dihydrolipoyllysine-residue succinyltransferase subunit, whose protein sequence is MAVPESTEESSPSGFGANEWLVDEMYERFQRDPHSVDQVWWDFFGKDARNGSSGSTAAGTSQAGDRAADQAPDRAPAADAPASPGASNGHAHIVESTGAPKRRPQASRPAPSTPTRPSTTSPTHDPKQAEQLSEQKFSSTSTPAKEGSGQGTTSKAATTSSGSRSTGRAEADRSPEEAVSDEPRYTVLRGAPARTVANMDASLSVPTATSVRTVPVKLLWDNRIVINNHLARARGGKVSFTHLIGYALVKALRSMPEMNVGFDVVDGKPNLITPAHINLGLAIDLPKPDGTRQLLVPSIKAAETMDFAQFWTAYEELVRKARNGKLAVTDFQGTSISLTNPGTIGTNHSVPRLMKGQGAILGVGSMEYPAAFQGASEETLTRNAISKIMTLTSTYDHRVIQGAQSGEFLRRIHQLLLGEEGFYDEIFRALRIPYEPIRWSNDISANHDDEISKQARILELIHAYRVRGHMMADTDPLEYKQRSHPDLEVESHGLTLWDLDREFATGSFGGERRFMKMRSILGILRDSYCRTVGIEYMHIQDPEQRRWIQERVEQPHRKPPREEQLRILLKLNQAEAFETFLQTKFVGQKRFSLEGGETTVPLIDEICEASAEAGLDEVTIGMAHRGRLNVLANIVGKSYSQIFREFEGNIDPRTVQGSGDVKYHLGAEGEFVSDNGDKVKVSVAANPSHLEAVDPVLEGIARAKQDVLNQGEAFPVLPLLVHGDAAFAGQGVVAETLNLSQLRGYRTGGTVHVVVNNQVGFTTSPAASRSSLYCTDVARMVQAPIFHVNGDDPEACIRVARLAFEYRQAFNKDVVIDLVCYRRRGHNEGDDPSYTQPLMYDLIEQKRSVRKLYTESLIGRGDITLEEAEQVLKDYQQQLERVFTEVREATSTPDSWTTVPDYPEKSHEEYTTAISPEALKRISDSYVSAPEGFTVHPKVLPQLQKRSAAMTDGPIDWGAGEILAFGSLLMDGRPVRLSGQDSRRGTFASRFATIIDRKNAHEWTPLSNLTEDQASFFVYDSLLSEYAALGFEYGYSVARPDALVAWEAQFGDFVNGAQTVIDEFITSGETKWGQQSGVVLLLPHGYEGQGPDHSSARIERFLTMGADDAFVVAQPSTPASYFHLLRRHALGDRHRPMVVFTPKSMLRRKEAASRPEDFTSGTFQPLVPDTQVDPEKVHTLVLCSGRITWDLMVHREKTQGDAKTTAIARLEQLYPRPEQELLAEVAKYPNLRAVRWVQDEPANMGPAPHLRLNLFPLLDLPVEVVSRAASSSPAVGQAKRHTEENKTLMSAAFEEPRGLAEEKY, encoded by the coding sequence CTGGCCGTGCCCGAGTCGACCGAAGAGAGCTCACCCTCCGGGTTCGGAGCCAACGAATGGCTCGTGGACGAGATGTACGAGCGGTTCCAGCGCGACCCCCACAGCGTCGACCAGGTGTGGTGGGACTTCTTCGGCAAGGACGCCCGCAACGGCTCCTCGGGCAGCACGGCGGCCGGCACCTCCCAGGCCGGCGACCGGGCCGCCGACCAGGCCCCCGACCGGGCCCCCGCGGCCGACGCTCCCGCGTCGCCGGGCGCCTCCAACGGCCACGCCCACATCGTGGAGTCCACCGGCGCGCCCAAGCGCCGTCCGCAGGCCTCGCGGCCCGCGCCCTCCACCCCCACCCGACCGTCCACGACGTCACCGACCCACGACCCGAAGCAGGCGGAGCAGTTGTCCGAGCAGAAGTTCTCGTCCACGTCCACCCCGGCGAAGGAGGGGAGCGGCCAGGGCACGACGTCCAAGGCGGCCACGACGTCCAGCGGCTCGCGCAGCACCGGCCGCGCGGAGGCCGACCGCTCCCCCGAGGAGGCCGTCTCCGACGAGCCCCGCTACACCGTGCTGCGCGGGGCACCGGCCCGCACCGTGGCCAACATGGACGCCAGCCTCAGCGTCCCGACCGCGACCAGCGTGCGCACGGTGCCGGTCAAGCTGCTGTGGGACAACCGCATCGTCATCAACAACCACCTCGCCCGTGCCCGCGGCGGCAAGGTCTCCTTCACCCACCTGATCGGCTACGCGCTGGTCAAGGCGCTGCGCTCGATGCCGGAGATGAACGTCGGCTTCGACGTGGTCGACGGCAAGCCCAACCTCATCACCCCGGCCCACATCAACCTCGGCCTCGCGATCGACCTGCCCAAGCCCGACGGCACCCGCCAGCTGCTCGTGCCGAGCATCAAGGCCGCCGAGACGATGGACTTCGCGCAGTTCTGGACGGCGTACGAGGAGCTGGTGCGCAAGGCGCGCAACGGCAAGCTCGCCGTCACCGACTTCCAGGGCACCTCGATCAGCCTGACCAACCCCGGCACCATCGGCACCAACCACTCGGTGCCGCGGCTGATGAAGGGTCAGGGCGCCATCCTCGGCGTCGGCTCGATGGAGTACCCCGCGGCGTTCCAGGGCGCCTCGGAGGAGACCCTGACGCGCAACGCGATCAGCAAGATCATGACGCTGACCTCGACCTACGACCACCGCGTCATCCAGGGCGCGCAGTCGGGCGAGTTCCTGCGCCGGATCCACCAGCTGCTGCTGGGCGAGGAGGGCTTCTACGACGAGATCTTCCGGGCGCTGCGGATCCCCTACGAGCCGATCCGCTGGTCCAACGACATCTCGGCCAACCACGACGACGAGATCAGCAAGCAGGCCCGGATCCTCGAGCTGATCCACGCCTATCGGGTGCGCGGCCACATGATGGCCGACACCGACCCGCTGGAGTACAAGCAGCGCAGCCACCCCGACCTCGAGGTCGAGAGCCACGGCCTGACCCTGTGGGACCTCGACCGCGAGTTCGCCACCGGGTCCTTCGGCGGCGAGCGCCGCTTCATGAAGATGCGCTCCATCCTCGGCATCCTGCGCGACTCCTACTGCCGCACCGTCGGCATCGAGTACATGCACATCCAGGACCCCGAGCAGCGTCGCTGGATCCAGGAGCGGGTCGAGCAGCCGCACCGCAAGCCCCCGCGCGAGGAGCAGCTGCGGATCCTGCTCAAGCTCAACCAGGCCGAGGCGTTCGAGACCTTCCTGCAGACCAAGTTCGTCGGGCAGAAGCGCTTCAGCCTCGAGGGCGGCGAGACCACCGTCCCGCTGATCGACGAGATCTGCGAGGCCTCCGCCGAGGCCGGCCTCGACGAGGTCACCATCGGCATGGCCCACCGCGGCCGCCTCAACGTGCTGGCCAACATCGTCGGCAAGAGCTACAGCCAGATCTTCCGCGAGTTCGAGGGCAACATCGACCCGCGCACCGTCCAGGGCTCCGGCGACGTGAAGTACCACCTCGGCGCCGAGGGCGAGTTCGTCAGCGACAACGGCGACAAGGTCAAGGTGTCGGTCGCGGCCAACCCCTCCCACCTCGAGGCGGTCGACCCGGTGCTCGAGGGCATCGCGCGCGCCAAGCAAGACGTGCTCAACCAGGGCGAGGCCTTCCCCGTGCTGCCGCTGCTGGTGCACGGCGACGCCGCCTTCGCCGGCCAGGGCGTGGTGGCCGAGACGCTCAACCTCTCCCAGCTGCGCGGCTACCGCACCGGCGGCACCGTGCACGTCGTGGTCAACAACCAGGTCGGCTTCACCACCTCGCCCGCCGCGTCGCGCTCCTCGCTCTACTGCACCGACGTGGCCCGGATGGTCCAGGCGCCGATCTTCCACGTCAACGGCGACGACCCCGAGGCCTGCATCCGCGTGGCCCGGCTGGCCTTCGAGTACCGCCAGGCGTTCAACAAGGACGTCGTCATCGACCTGGTCTGCTACCGCCGTCGCGGCCACAACGAGGGCGACGACCCGTCGTACACGCAGCCGCTGATGTACGACCTGATCGAGCAGAAGCGCTCCGTGCGCAAGCTCTACACCGAGTCGCTCATCGGTCGTGGCGACATCACGCTGGAGGAGGCCGAGCAGGTCCTCAAGGACTACCAGCAGCAGCTCGAGCGCGTCTTCACCGAGGTCCGCGAGGCGACCTCGACCCCGGACAGCTGGACCACGGTCCCGGACTACCCGGAGAAGAGCCACGAGGAGTACACGACGGCGATCTCGCCCGAGGCGCTCAAGCGGATCTCCGACTCCTACGTCAGCGCCCCCGAGGGCTTCACGGTGCACCCCAAGGTGCTCCCACAGCTGCAGAAGCGCTCCGCCGCGATGACCGACGGCCCCATCGACTGGGGTGCCGGCGAGATCCTCGCCTTCGGCTCGCTGCTCATGGACGGCCGCCCGGTCCGGCTCTCGGGCCAGGACTCGCGACGCGGCACCTTCGCGAGCCGGTTCGCCACGATCATCGACCGCAAGAACGCCCACGAGTGGACGCCGCTGTCCAACCTCACCGAGGACCAGGCGAGCTTCTTCGTCTACGACTCGCTGCTCTCGGAGTACGCCGCCCTCGGGTTCGAGTACGGCTACTCCGTCGCGCGGCCCGACGCCCTGGTGGCGTGGGAGGCGCAGTTCGGCGACTTCGTCAACGGCGCCCAGACCGTCATCGACGAGTTCATCACCTCGGGCGAGACCAAGTGGGGCCAGCAGTCCGGCGTGGTGCTGCTGCTGCCGCACGGCTACGAGGGCCAGGGCCCCGACCACTCCTCGGCCCGCATCGAGCGGTTCCTCACCATGGGGGCCGACGACGCGTTCGTCGTCGCGCAGCCCTCCACCCCCGCGAGCTACTTCCACCTGCTGCGGCGCCACGCCCTCGGCGACCGGCACCGGCCGATGGTCGTGTTCACGCCCAAGTCGATGCTGCGCCGCAAGGAGGCCGCATCCCGGCCCGAGGACTTCACCAGCGGCACCTTCCAGCCGCTGGTGCCCGACACCCAGGTCGACCCCGAGAAGGTCCACACCCTGGTGCTGTGCAGCGGCCGGATCACGTGGGACCTGATGGTCCACCGCGAGAAGACGCAGGGCGACGCCAAGACGACGGCCATCGCGCGCCTCGAGCAGCTCTACCCCCGCCCCGAGCAGGAGCTGCTCGCCGAGGTCGCGAAGTACCCGAACCTGCGCGCCGTCCGGTGGGTGCAGGACGAGCCCGCCAACATGGGCCCGGCGCCGCACCTGCGCCTCAACCTGTTCCCGCTGCTCGACCTGCCCGTCGAGGTCGTCTCGCGCGCGGCGTCCAGCTCCCCCGCCGTGGGCCAGGCCAAGCGCCACACCGAGGAGAACAAGACGCTGATGTCGGCGGCCTTCGAGGAGCCCCGCGGCCTCGCCGAGGAGAAGTACTAG
- a CDS encoding CAP domain-containing protein: MRHHDPIRGHLAHAPLARIRRRLAASVLGGLALVGGATLVPAPALAADGGVASVGASYDAQVLDATNAVRTKHGLKPLKPATCPDRYATSWTRHLAAADTMVHQSLGPILRRCDLRTAGENLAWSGGSLSAQQVVKMWMASPGHRRNILNPRYRYLGTDAWRSTDTGRTYVGQVFGG; this comes from the coding sequence ATGCGTCACCACGACCCGATCCGGGGACACCTGGCTCACGCACCGCTCGCTCGCATCCGCCGCCGGCTCGCCGCCTCCGTCCTGGGCGGTCTCGCGCTCGTGGGCGGCGCGACGCTCGTGCCGGCGCCCGCCCTGGCGGCCGACGGCGGCGTGGCCTCCGTGGGCGCGTCGTACGACGCCCAGGTGCTCGACGCCACCAACGCCGTGCGCACCAAGCACGGCCTCAAGCCGCTCAAGCCGGCCACCTGCCCCGACCGCTACGCGACCAGCTGGACGCGCCACCTCGCGGCCGCCGACACGATGGTCCACCAGTCGCTGGGCCCGATCCTGCGGCGCTGCGACCTGCGCACGGCGGGGGAGAACCTCGCCTGGAGCGGTGGCAGCCTCTCGGCCCAGCAGGTCGTCAAGATGTGGATGGCCAGCCCCGGTCACCGGCGCAACATCCTCAACCCGCGCTACCGCTACCTGGGCACCGACGCGTGGCGCTCGACCGACACCGGCCGCACCTACGTGGGCCAGGTCTTCGGCGGCTGA
- the argS gene encoding arginine--tRNA ligase, with the protein MNPAQLSSTVVDALTALVDAGSLALPDGVPAEVTVERPRQRSHGDYATNVALQLARKAGTNPRALAEQLAERLRAAKGISAVDVAGPGFLNVTVAADAQGQVAADVVAAGAAYGSTEAFAGEQINLEFVSANPTGPIHIGGVRWAAVGDALGRIFTMTGAQVTREYYFNDHGGQIDRFTGSLLASAQGRPVPEDGYGGLYIDDIAAAVVARRPDVLDLPDDEAQEVFREVGVDLMFTEIKQSLHDFGVDFDVYFHEDELHRSGAVDKAVARLTELGNTYEQDGALWLRTEQFGDDKDRVIVKSDGNGSYLSGDLAYYLDKRSRGFDRCFIMLGADHHGYVGRMMAMCAAFGDQPGVNLEILIGQMVNLVRDGQPLRMSKRAGTVVTIDDLVGAIGVDAARYALARYSSDSNIDLDLDVWATQSNDNPVFTVQYAHARVSSLLRNAADLGVEAASHPELLTHEKEGVLLRALAEFPRVVTSAAELRAPHRVARYLEELAGTYHRFYDSCRVLPMGDEEAGELHAARLLLVDATRVVLANGLGLLGVSAPERM; encoded by the coding sequence GTGAATCCCGCCCAGCTCTCCTCGACCGTCGTCGACGCCCTCACCGCCCTGGTGGACGCCGGCTCCCTCGCCCTGCCGGACGGTGTCCCGGCCGAGGTGACCGTGGAGCGACCGCGGCAGCGCAGCCACGGCGACTACGCCACCAACGTGGCGCTGCAGCTGGCCCGGAAGGCCGGCACCAACCCCCGCGCCCTGGCCGAGCAGCTCGCCGAGCGGCTGCGCGCCGCCAAGGGCATCAGCGCCGTCGACGTCGCCGGACCGGGCTTCCTCAACGTGACCGTGGCCGCCGACGCGCAGGGCCAGGTGGCGGCCGACGTGGTGGCCGCCGGAGCGGCGTACGGCAGCACCGAGGCGTTCGCGGGCGAGCAGATCAACCTCGAGTTCGTCTCGGCCAACCCGACCGGCCCGATCCACATCGGCGGCGTGCGCTGGGCCGCCGTGGGCGACGCCCTGGGACGCATCTTCACCATGACCGGGGCCCAGGTCACCCGGGAGTACTACTTCAACGACCACGGGGGCCAGATCGACCGCTTCACCGGGTCGCTGCTCGCCAGCGCGCAGGGCCGGCCGGTGCCCGAGGACGGCTACGGCGGGCTCTACATCGACGACATCGCCGCTGCCGTGGTCGCCCGGCGCCCCGACGTCCTGGACCTGCCGGACGACGAGGCCCAGGAGGTCTTCCGCGAGGTCGGCGTCGACCTGATGTTCACCGAGATCAAGCAGAGCCTGCACGACTTCGGGGTCGACTTCGACGTCTACTTCCACGAGGACGAGCTGCACCGCTCGGGCGCGGTCGACAAGGCCGTCGCCCGGCTGACCGAGCTCGGCAACACCTACGAGCAGGACGGCGCGCTGTGGCTGCGCACCGAGCAGTTCGGCGACGACAAGGACCGGGTGATCGTCAAGTCCGACGGCAACGGGTCCTACCTGTCCGGCGACCTGGCCTACTACCTCGACAAGCGCAGCCGCGGCTTCGACCGCTGCTTCATCATGCTGGGCGCCGACCACCACGGCTACGTCGGCCGGATGATGGCGATGTGCGCCGCCTTCGGCGACCAGCCGGGGGTCAACCTCGAGATCCTCATCGGCCAGATGGTCAACCTGGTCCGCGACGGCCAGCCGCTGCGGATGTCCAAGCGCGCCGGCACCGTGGTGACGATCGACGACCTGGTCGGGGCGATCGGGGTGGACGCCGCCCGCTACGCCCTCGCGCGCTACTCCAGCGACTCCAACATCGACCTGGACCTCGACGTGTGGGCGACCCAGTCCAACGACAACCCGGTCTTCACCGTGCAGTACGCCCACGCCCGGGTCTCCAGCCTGCTGCGCAACGCCGCCGACCTGGGGGTCGAGGCGGCCTCGCACCCCGAGCTGCTGACCCACGAGAAGGAGGGCGTGCTGCTGCGGGCGCTCGCGGAGTTCCCGCGCGTGGTCACCAGCGCCGCCGAGCTGCGCGCGCCGCACCGCGTCGCGCGCTACCTGGAGGAGCTGGCCGGCACCTACCACCGGTTCTACGACAGCTGCCGGGTGCTCCCGATGGGCGACGAGGAGGCGGGCGAGCTGCACGCCGCCCGGCTGCTGCTCGTCGACGCCACCCGCGTGGTCCTGGCCAACGGCCTCGGCCTGCTCGGCGTCTCCGCGCCCGAGCGGATGTGA